CTCTGGGGGTTCTGGGGTTTACTGGCTCACTCTTTTCCTCTACAGCAAAGTTCTCGGGAGGACGAGCCTTACGGGATGGGTTCCTCCTTTCGGACCCAACATCTGCTTGACATTTGCGTTTCCGTGGTGTTGCCTGTTCTGACGTccgtttcttcttctgcagagtAAAATCATACAAAAATGTTTGCACATCACTGAATGAAATAAGAAAGGTCTTGTAACTCAAAATCCACTAGAGATCGGTGGTGAGGTGGACATACTCACCTGAGGGGTGGCTGGCGGAGTCAAATCAGCTATGGTGCTCAGACCAGCAAACAGCTTTGccagctgaaaaacaaaaagagtcaAAGATGTCTGTCAAGGATGAAGCTGAGATAATTAGGGTtaaatattgacatttttatCAGAAGATATAAGAAAACACTAAAGAAGGTAAAGGTTAATTACCATGGCCTTGTTTTCTTGGATGTTCTTATCCCGCTTTTTTAGGCTTTGAGACATGACCTCATCCTtgtcatcctcctccttttcttcttcttttttctcatCTTCCTGCTTCTGTACCTTCTTTGTTTGCCTACCTCTGAGTGTCCGTAAGGGAGGAGTTTGTTTGACTGGctttttattagttttattttgCAATTGTTGTTTGGGGGTTGATACTTTTTTCATGGGAAACctaaggaggaaaaaaacaacaatccaACATCATTCAAGAATAAACACAATAGTCACACCTGTAGAGTTGAGCAAGTGGACAATCACGCTGTCAGACAGTATGAGCCCTCGGGTATACCTTACtcccagatacacacacacacacacacctcaacgCCACTAAAAGGCTTCTTCTCTTTGTTGGGGGAGGCTCATCACCATCCGAGTAGAAGCCCGTGTCTACGTCACTGTCCTCTGAATCCATcacctggagaaaaaaaaatcatgcaggTGGGTGCTATGGCTGcaaatccacacacactttaattaaTTAGTGTTTCATACTTTGGACTTGAGTGGTTTGctgtcctcttcttcatcactgctgctgaaacCTTCAAACTCCTCCTCACTGTCTGACTGGCTGAACAGATAAGCCAGCTCAGCAGTTATAAACTTGGATTTGAAGCATGGAGCCTGTTGACAGACATATCATAATATTATATCAGATTAAGAATGATGTTTTATCTCACACAGGGTTCATTTGTCGAGTTTACAAATGTGACACTAGAGGGTGCACCTTTCCATCATATACCAACTTTCACTATCACTACTTATGAGAATAAGAACCTTTATTCAGCCGTGTAAGTATAGAACTTGTCAGGATCAGCAGACCTGGCAGCTGCCTGGCACTGAAGATAAATGATCTCCTTCAGCTTATAGTTGAAAACAGCAAATACCTAAACCCAAGCACTGCTTATCACTGCATGGCAGGGCAAGCCCACTGACAGGGTGAAGTGGAAAAGGAACAAAACACTTAATCCATTTGTTGTGTTGACACAGGCTTTACTTCCTCATTGTTTGGGCACCTTCTGGTGCATGTTTTTCCTTCGTTAGTGTAACTCTTTAGCAGGTTGTTGTTATACAAATGCTGTGTTTGACGTCCCAGATATCTGATGAACCATCTTCTCCATATTTAGGGgcgttgacctttgaccttccaGAAAAAGGACACCTTATGGACCTATCTAAGAAGCTCCTGGACAAAACACTATTCCAACAATCCTTCACTGGGGAAACCAGCTCACTGTTCAGGCTTTAACCTGCATTAAAACCTGATGTGTAGCTGATCAGGCCTATGCGCGCTAGCAAACCATGTCAAAACAAAGTGCTACGTTCAGTACATGATATTCATGTTATAACAGAATATCCGAGTTTCATGTAGATAATTGTACTAGTTTACAccacatgcatatgcacatctTTTCATATACCTCCACCAAACTTAACCACGTTTGCTTGATACGCTGTTCAATTTAACTGCTTAAGTTCACCACAAACaactaactaaactaaaactcATATTTACACGCAGTCTCCGCAACTTACCTTTGAGGAAAGAGTCATTTTTGCACCCTTTAGCATTAGTATTCCGTCCAAAATAATGTTCTCTCTTGTTGAATGAAAAACGAGGAGGATTTAAAAGATACGCTAGAGAAATCTGGCGAATACTAAAGTGGTGGGGGTGTTATTGGTGGGTTTATACCTTCATTATCGGTTTAATTTAGTAAACTTATCTTTTAGAGtctaattattattgttaattGAAATAATCATCCGTCGCTCATTTGAAGTTTTTATAAAGCTGTTTCTTTCTGTGGAAAGTGTGGTGTTTCTACTGGTCCCCCCCCCTGCACTCACAATGGTGCAGTCCATTGTTTCGCGCGGAAACGGCTTAGGGGCGTGTCCAGAAGTCCCTCCGCATGGGGGACA
This region of Parambassis ranga chromosome 2, fParRan2.1, whole genome shotgun sequence genomic DNA includes:
- the cdca7b gene encoding cell division cycle-associated 7-like protein — translated: MLKGAKMTLSSKAPCFKSKFITAELAYLFSQSDSEEEFEGFSSSDEEEDSKPLKSKVMDSEDSDVDTGFYSDGDEPPPTKRRSLLVALRFPMKKVSTPKQQLQNKTNKKPVKQTPPLRTLRGRQTKKVQKQEDEKKEEEKEEDDKDEVMSQSLKKRDKNIQENKAMLAKLFAGLSTIADLTPPATPQKKKRTSEQATPRKRKCQADVGSERRNPSRKARPPENFAVEEKSEPVNPRTPRVIDIKRLVEVDEDGVFNRQNKRKSCTPRRSQYIIRSVDDITEDDLDNIAYRSKDKIWDKENGSSCHQCRQKTLDTKTVCRSGYCVGGKGQFCGPCLKNRYGEDVRTVLLDPEWSCPICRGMCNCSLCRKKEGRCATGILVGLARYNGHDNVHEYLESIQKELE